The Triplophysa rosa linkage group LG15, Trosa_1v2, whole genome shotgun sequence genomic sequence AACATTGCTTTACAGGCAACTTTTTACATAACGGATGGGAttagttttataaaaatgatcaaaaatgtaatgtgtgacTCCACATTAGTTATCAGAACTGATAACTAATGTGTTAAAAATACAGCAGGAGCTTTGACCAATGAAACTTCATACCCGCCATGATGTcacacaaaaagaaacaaatgtctCGTCACACATTGGTTTAAAGGCTGTTTAAGTCAAAGCTGTAGTTTATCTTCAGAGAGATGTGGTTTTGCAGACGGCTACGGGTGAGGACGGTACCTGCTCAGTCAGAGACCATCCGGATGTCTGGCAGTGAGTCCTGAGCAGAAGAGATTTGGAGTTCTTGGGCTGGAACTTCTCTTTGAGCAGTGTAGCCCACAGTCGACGCGCTGCCCTCAGCTTGGCGATCTCCATGTAAAAGTTCATGCCGATCCCCCAGAAGAAAGACAAACTAGGAGGAAAAGATACGATCAACATTTATCTTTCGCAtacatataaaaaatgaaatgtgctCGTTGACTGCAATCCAGTAGATTAGGTAAAACATGGCACTTTGATCAGGAgtgactttggataaaagcatcattcaaatgcaaatatatacagtatttttagaaatgtgttAATTGTGGTAACTTTATTAACCAACAGACTACACCTGTGCCTGAGGTTTGATCGACTAAATATACTTTATCATATGAACCTGGGTGCAAATTCGTCGATGGTGAGTCCAGCCTTCAGACCCGTCCTGCAGTATTCCAGTCCATTGGCGATGGTGTAGGCCAACTCCAAGATAGCATCAGCACCGGCTTCTTGTAAGTGATATCCACTGATGGAAATGGAATTAAACTTGGGCATATTCTGTAGGGGGAAAGTTCAACATGTTACAAACTGGAGAGATACAGCGACAATACTCAAACCCAGAGGGAAAATGATATTACTCAGAAGTTGCTCTTTTACACCTCGGGAGGTCTGATGCAGTTCttagttgtgttttatttaaggaTCAACTGAAAATCACTTATAACTgcttaggaaaaaataaaaagagaaacaaactcGATATATGCAGGTGTAAagtgaatgtagattgtaaagGTCAAATCATTTTGGTTTGGGTAAATACTTCATagtgagatcttcaataatattgacttttgattgcagacttgacaaatctgagctcagtttgtcaCATTCTTCCGAAACTCTAGAGACATTGTGATATTTCAGACTCTTTTTTATTTAAGGAGAAAGAGACGCAGGagagcaaaagtttccatttgctcttccTTTAATCTCACTGTCTATCGTCTAGGAcaaataatatatactgtagatataaaagatattttcttttttattgtttagacgTGTCTAGACGTGCATTTGCAAAGGCAAGCAATAACAGCTAAGCAGACcagtttatttttgatgtgAGCATTGATGTGGCTTATGAATTTTACAATGTAGGTCTACAAAATAATGATGTAAATTTATCGAAACAAAGTTTGTATCAAGTTATTGGAGCTGAATTATTCCAGAAAATGGGTGTAGAAGAACAAAACGGGTGTAAACCTTTGTGTACCTTTGAGGTGTAGGCGAAGATATCTGCGATGACGTGCATCGAGGGCTCTGGAGGGAATATGTACGTGTTTCGCACCATGAACTCTTTGAGTATGTCGTTTTGGATGGTGCCGGTCAGTTTCTCCTTGGGCACGCCTTGCTCTTCTCCGGTCACGATGAACATGGCAAGGATGGGAAGGACAGCACCATTCATCGTCATGGAAACAGACATCTTTTCCAGCGGGATCCCGTCGAATAGCAGTTTGGTGTCCTCCACTGTGTCGATGGCTACACCCGCCATACCCACATCTCCGTAAACTCTGGGATTGTCGGAGTCATACCCTCTGTGTGTGGGTAGGTCAAACGCTACGGAAAGGCCTTGCTGACCCGCTGTAAAGACAGAACGTTTTAAACAACTCTACAGCAAAAACAAGAAGACAGAAAACCTGTTGGGATGACATACCTTTAATATTATCCCTGTAAAACTTATTGCTTTCCTCTACAGTGCTGAAGCCGGCATACTGTCTGATGGTCCACGGTCTGTAGGTGTACATGGTGGGGTACGGCCCCCGTGTGAAGGGGTGAACTCCAGGCAGTTCATCTTTGACCGTGGCAGTGTCTGTCTGAGTATACACAGGTTTAATAGAGATGCCCTCTGGGGTCCTCCAAATCAGATCCTCTGGATTTTTTCCCTTCAACTGTTTCTTGGCCAAGTCGGCCCAACCTTAGTGGATCTTCACTCCATCCTGGTGCGGGGCAGCGGTACGGAACCGTCTAGGACGGTGCTGGGTGTCAAGGGCCGAGGAGACTCCCAGCAGCCGGCAGGCGGTGAAAGAAGTGCATGCTTTCCATGCAGTCagcatgttgtgtgtgttggcAGGTGAAAGTTTAGTTACTCATGGGTAGCTAAAAGACATAAACAGTTTTGCActatataaacatatttttataggTAGGGCAAAACAGACTGCTGAAAAATACAACGGTAGCCATCACGGAAATTTGAAtggttataatataactgtTACTTTATTGGAAAACTATACTGGTCTCCGTAAAGGTAATGTTTGGGGGGATATTATATAGCAATGGTGGGATATTATATAGCAAAAGGGAACCAATAGAATACCATTATGTCCTACTGGAATAAAAACCACTACATACGCTACAGGATAAACAGTCGATGGTTCATTGCGGTATTTGTTATGGTAACTATTAAGATATATGTCGGTTTTCAGCATTGCATGACTACATACGATTTAATTGAACAAGAATACTCTCATCAAACAGTCACATTACAGCACAATTTAATATCTCTAAAGGCTTAGATTACATTTTATAACCGTCATTACACATCACTGATCGCCAATCACTTCCACTTTCTACACAATAAAGTTTGTGCTGTTTAGATCACACTGTTAAAGGCCTTTGCATAAcgccaataaataaacaaattcggACAATGCGTGACAAAATAAGTCTTTGATACGAGATTTTTATACAtccatgtgtttaaaaacaaacccTTTATAAACGAAATTATAACCATTTCTGACCTTGCGTGCGTCTGTTTTGCCAGCGCCACTGACAGGCGTATTACGCTCCGACCAATCAGGTTTAACAACAAACGAGAATAAACCAATGAGCGCCAAGCTACGCTCTGACCCGGATGTGCAGTAAATATACGGCCCGGGTGAACTTGAGGCGTTCAATCTAGCGTTCCGATGTTTCAGAATATTGAAATGTTCTGCGTGTATTTGTACTCCATTAATGTATTTCAATTAATTTCTTATGACTAAGTCACGCGAAATCGATTACAAATGACATATTTTGGCTACAGAAATAGTTACTAAATTAAGTAATCGAGCGATTATGTTAGAATACTTCCGGCAGGTGGCGACATATCCCACTTCTGTAGTCCTGATGAAACAAAATGCTGATGTTTTACAAAAACTTAAAACGTAGGTaagtatacatataaatataaaatactaaaataacACGAATATAAAAGTATTACatctttgtctgttttattgtttctgcacagtctttgttttcttgtttgtctGTGTAAGACCTTTTTGTACTGTTTGTACAACATAAACATTTAGGAGTTGAGGGAAAAAACTACGTTTGTCCCACTTTGTGAGGACTCCAGGCCAGTGTTTCCCATCCCAGTTTTTGGAAGGCACactaacattttacatttgttctCCTTTATTTGACACCCATTTCAGGTCTTAAAGTACTTTACTAACAAgcttttctttaaaaacagattGTTTATGTAATCTTTTCTTCTTTCTCAAAGGTTAAACCCCTATGCATACACTACTTTTCAAAAGTTTAAGGTCACTTATTCATTCTttagtaatatttttaaatattataaatgtattcatattACTATTATAATACATTGTAGAAAAGTCAACAAACCTATGAATGACACATATCATGGGAATAATGTTGTAAgatatgttatattttagcatctttaaaGTAGTCGTCACCCTTTGGATGAGCTCATTGATATTGCTCATGTTTACATGTGTACCAAATCAGAACATAATACTATATCAAACAAATCCTTCAAATATTATGATGTTTATCTAAAACTCTCATTGTTTGAAGGGAAATAATACCATTATTCTGGCATGATTTTCTACAATTATCATTATTACTAAATACAAAGCAACACAGGATTCAAAGtgttcaaatatatttattaagagCAAGctgataaaatgtttatttaagcaCTCCACGGTACATATTTAGTTTGTTCCGCGTCTCATTTTTGAAGACTGAAATGAGACTTGCAGAAAATGTTAATAAGggatatattttataaaatatatagtaAATACAGTAACATTATCATTTATCATTTGCATTCATCAGGATATAAGTTTATCAAAAGTGGCAATGCTGACAGTGGTTGATAATGCCCCTCAAGAGTACAGAACTGTAAAATACTAACCCTACTCACATTCAGTAAGGCAATGGATTCGGTACGgtataaatgaaattaaaatattgatttaatcATGATGTTTTATGCATGAACATTCAATAAAATGTGACCTAGAATGAAAAGAGTTTATAACTGAAAGAAATCAAAAAGCCAAAACAATGAGGTGTGTAGAAAGTTTGAAAGTGTCTACACGTTGCATTTGCTggaaaagaacagaaaagaggatgctGACGAAGAAGATGAAAGTTTTCCTGGGGCTAGTGTTTCTCCTTCAGCGTCTGAGCACTTCTGCCCTGTAAAAGCTAGTGATTCATTCCAGTTTGAGCAGCTCCACATCAAATAAAAGGGTGGCGTTGGGAGGAATGACCCCTGGGTGACCTGTGGCCCCGTAAGCCATATCTGGGGTGCAGGTGATCTTCGCCCTCTGACCCAAACTCATCTGAATTAAGGCAAAATTAATAATGTTACTTATTGGAAATAAAAGCaatcaataaaacacaacaacgaACAACCCTCGTGTTTAAAGACCTGCTGGTTGTGAATGTTTAGAAATGTACAAATCCAGTGATTTGAGAAACGCAGTTACCTGTGCTACTCCTTCCTCCCAGCCCTTGATAACTTCCTGTCGGCCGATCTTGAATTTAAAAGGCTTGTTTCGGTCTCGCGACGAGTCAAACTTTTTGCCGTTCTGCAGCATTCCTGCAATTAAACAAGAAATACACAGTTCTCATTCCAATAAATCAAGTCAAGGTTATTTTTATAGGATTTTTtacaatacatatttttttgtcagaaaTCTCTTAGATCAGACAAAACACATAGAACATTAGATGTTTAAAACATGACAAGTTATTCCCTACTGCTGTAATCCacaaatttattttgatttatttatttttatttcaccttTATTTAACCAAGTAAGCTAGTTGAGAACAAGTTCTCATTTACAACTGCGACCTGGCCAAGATAAAGCAAAAGCAGTGcgacacaaacaacaacaaagagtTACACATggaataaacaaacatacacacacaaaaaaaaaatgttaaaatgatagttcacccaaaaatgaaaattatttgttcatttactcacccgtgTGCCATTCCAActctgcatgactttctttcttctgcacaacacaatggaagatattttgaagaacgttaaccaaacaacattggccccctattgatttccattgcatgaacacaaaaccactgagacatttctcaaaatatcttctttgtgtcccacagaaaaaagtcaaaaacatgttttgaatgacatgagggtgaataaatgaatgatagaatttgtatttttatgtgaattATTGCTTTAACTAATATGAACAATAACAACTACAGAGTTGTGATTCCACATAGGTGTTGTGGGTAATTaccaggcaacattttaaattgtttcatggttgctaggg encodes the following:
- the fkbp1b gene encoding peptidyl-prolyl cis-trans isomerase FKBP1B, which gives rise to MGVEVETISPGDGRTFPKKGQTCVVHYIGMLQNGKKFDSSRDRNKPFKFKIGRQEVIKGWEEGVAQMSLGQRAKITCTPDMAYGATGHPGVIPPNATLLFDVELLKLE